The bacterium genome has a window encoding:
- a CDS encoding amidohydrolase family protein: MEKFTFFNVNANIGRSAYAGSQFPDVTSLISHLDYLGIERSLVWHLAARDINPKYGNQKLIKEIESSGAKERLIPSFVITPACFYEEGTLDFLKSYLKNRQVRALSIIPDVSRFEVRHLEQLLSLIVNHKPVIFWDCQGGHNEQATRDYEYLANIFPDISFVVTQRMWGCFGSVLDLLSRCKNTYIDTSWLHMRDTIELLVSNFGVERVLFGLGYKSHYGASIASLMHASITDEEKEKIAHSNVESLLNLKPATEKRAPSSPILKDKSLWNTFREGNPINNVEIIDVHGHTPPFTRGWVFKQNDIKNGVEETITKMDNIGVNRIILTYEPALFGPSHLYNKEGEEILKPYIDRISGYIAFNPTYGTETIPLFDDLFKGDFFVGFKILPSYWKIPVNDPGYIPVWEYANLHKKPILIHTWNDNYNSPVMLKDIVLKYPNASFILGHSGGGTKGRLEAEELALSSKNVYLEFCGSFTTFRPFETSVKIVGTDRVVYGSDSAGHDMAWELGRYLSMPLTDEELLPGLAENIKRILSRTIVPKTS; this comes from the coding sequence ATGGAAAAATTTACCTTTTTCAATGTAAATGCTAATATTGGTAGAAGTGCTTATGCTGGTTCTCAATTTCCTGATGTAACTTCTCTTATTTCTCATCTCGACTATTTAGGTATAGAAAGGTCTCTTGTGTGGCACTTAGCAGCAAGAGATATAAACCCTAAATATGGTAACCAGAAACTTATTAAAGAGATTGAATCCTCTGGTGCTAAAGAAAGGTTAATTCCTTCTTTTGTGATTACGCCTGCGTGTTTTTACGAAGAAGGGACACTCGATTTTCTTAAATCTTATTTAAAGAACAGACAAGTACGTGCTTTATCAATTATTCCGGATGTATCACGTTTTGAGGTACGTCATCTTGAACAACTACTTTCCTTGATTGTAAACCATAAGCCTGTTATATTTTGGGATTGTCAAGGTGGGCACAATGAACAGGCAACAAGAGATTATGAATACTTAGCGAATATTTTCCCTGACATCTCTTTTGTTGTAACTCAGCGAATGTGGGGTTGTTTCGGGAGCGTTCTTGATCTGCTTTCACGTTGTAAAAATACCTATATTGATACCTCTTGGCTTCATATGAGGGATACGATAGAACTTCTTGTAAGCAATTTTGGGGTGGAACGAGTTCTGTTTGGGTTAGGTTATAAATCTCATTATGGTGCTTCCATTGCATCTTTAATGCACGCTTCTATCACAGATGAAGAGAAAGAAAAGATTGCACATTCAAATGTTGAATCACTCTTAAACCTAAAACCAGCTACAGAAAAAAGAGCACCTTCCTCACCAATTTTAAAAGATAAATCTTTATGGAACACTTTTAGGGAAGGTAATCCTATAAACAACGTTGAGATTATAGATGTTCATGGGCATACCCCACCATTTACAAGAGGATGGGTGTTTAAACAGAACGATATAAAAAATGGTGTAGAAGAAACCATTACAAAGATGGATAACATTGGCGTTAACCGTATTATTCTTACCTATGAACCAGCTCTGTTTGGACCGAGCCATTTATATAACAAAGAAGGTGAAGAAATATTAAAACCATATATAGATAGAATATCTGGATATATTGCATTTAACCCTACCTATGGAACCGAAACGATACCTCTGTTTGATGATTTGTTTAAAGGGGATTTTTTTGTAGGTTTCAAGATTCTACCTTCATATTGGAAAATTCCAGTAAACGACCCTGGATATATTCCTGTTTGGGAGTACGCCAACCTACACAAAAAACCTATTTTGATACATACCTGGAACGATAATTATAATTCTCCTGTGATGCTTAAAGATATTGTGTTAAAATACCCTAACGCTTCTTTTATATTGGGACATTCAGGAGGAGGTACAAAAGGAAGGCTTGAAGCAGAAGAACTTGCGTTATCTTCTAAAAACGTTTATCTTGAATTTTGTGGTAGTTTTACTACTTTTAGACCGTTTGAGACTTCTGTAAAAATTGTGGGGACAGATAGAGTCGTTTATGGTTCAGACTCAGCAGGACACGATATGGCGTGGGAGTTGGGTAGGTACCTTTCTATGCCTTTAACTGATGAAGAACTCTTACCAGGTTTGGCAGAAAATATAAAAAGAATTCTTTCCAGAACGATTGTACCTAAAACATCTTAG